The Leptospira noumeaensis genome has a segment encoding these proteins:
- a CDS encoding serine/threonine protein kinase, translating into MDINHSFYQLTPDSILNAIESLGYEPTGRFYPLNSVENRVYDIETSNSGRIVVKFYRPGKWSQFEILEEHEFLQELTLGEIPVLTPISIKGKTLFEWLGIYFAIWPLRNGRIVEEITGSNLERVGALLGRIHSIGKQSDSKHRPVLDIPSYGLKSLNFILENNLIPNQSLAERYKVTALRSFEIFESLVKEYQIPFQRIHGDCHKGNLLISQDGYSILDFDDFLTGPIVQDFWMLLPLGEENRKDDLFQFLKGYTMFADFDENWLQLVEPLRIVRYVHYAAWIAKRWKDPSFPSLFPHFGTEEYWLKETLDLESAKKDLEENSVNETPSPKNVEPEMTNKDFFWDWEN; encoded by the coding sequence TTGGACATCAATCATTCTTTTTACCAGCTAACGCCTGATTCGATACTCAACGCGATTGAATCTTTGGGTTACGAGCCCACAGGTCGATTTTATCCATTAAATAGCGTAGAAAATCGTGTTTACGATATTGAAACATCAAATTCCGGAAGAATTGTTGTTAAATTTTATCGTCCTGGTAAATGGAGCCAGTTTGAAATTTTAGAAGAACATGAATTTTTACAAGAGCTAACGTTAGGTGAAATTCCTGTCTTAACGCCCATATCCATCAAGGGGAAGACTTTATTCGAATGGTTGGGAATTTATTTCGCAATTTGGCCCTTACGTAATGGGAGGATTGTGGAAGAAATAACTGGTTCCAATTTAGAAAGAGTAGGCGCCTTACTTGGAAGGATTCATTCCATTGGAAAACAATCAGATTCCAAACATAGACCTGTGTTGGATATTCCTTCTTATGGATTAAAATCTTTAAATTTCATATTAGAAAATAATCTAATACCTAATCAAAGTTTGGCAGAGCGGTATAAAGTCACTGCACTTCGTTCTTTTGAAATTTTTGAATCTCTTGTGAAAGAATACCAAATTCCATTCCAAAGAATTCATGGAGATTGTCATAAAGGAAATTTACTCATTTCGCAAGATGGATATAGTATTTTAGATTTTGATGATTTTCTAACAGGCCCCATTGTTCAGGATTTTTGGATGTTGTTACCGTTAGGTGAAGAAAATCGGAAGGATGATTTGTTTCAGTTTTTAAAAGGTTACACTATGTTTGCTGACTTTGATGAAAACTGGCTACAGTTGGTAGAACCACTTCGTATTGTCAGATATGTTCATTATGCTGCTTGGATTGCGAAACGATGGAAAGATCCATCGTTTCCGTCACTATTCCCTCATTTCGGAACGGAAGAGTATTGGCTAAAAGAGACCTTGGATTTGGAATCTGCTAAAAAAGATTTAGAAGAGAATTCAGTGAATGAAACTCCATCTCCAAAAAATGTAGAACCGGAAATGACAAACAAAGATTTTTTTTGGGACTGGGAAAACTAA